ACGTCTAtttcaaggaaaggaaacaaacaaaaacacctagtGCACTAGATGATTAAAAGGTACACATTTTATAGCCTGAGTTCGAGAAAAAAATTACCCAAGAAACGGCCTTTTTCCCTAGGAGCCAGCTTCTACTAGGGGAGTCTAGGGTTCtctaggcaaagaaaaaaaacttgccaGTTTAAACAGAATAACAGAAACGTTCAGCCAATCAAGTATACAGAGCTCATCACTTGCAGTGAGGAATGAAAGGCCTGtatcaacagaaaaaataaatggcacAGGCAACGTctgcaacagaaaacaaacaggaaatcctttaaaaagccaaaattgCAAATCCAGATGAACAGGGTATGAAATTACACGCCGGGCAATGCACCTGTTAAAGGAAAAGAGGCGCACGCCAAGTCTGAAGTCTTAAGAATTCGGTGTTTAACACTACTTCTGCATGCTGCCCAGCAGAAAACTCGGGTCCTGGCTTAAGCCACAACGCACACTTCATTTAAGGAGGTGAACTGCTTGGTCTGACTCAGTTTcttattctgtaaaatgaatgCAACACAGCTGTCGTGAGTCCCCAAAGAATTCTGCACAAACGCTTTGTAACTCCGAAGTGCTGTGCAAATCAGAGCAGCCCTTCTCTCCTTCACATTCGTTTGACTTAGAATTTCAGAAGTTTAGCTGAAAATATAGACGGCTCGGAAGCAAGGGACTGAGAGTGGCCCACACAGGTGGACAGAAATGCAGAAACTGGAGCACCTCATACAAACCACAAGAGAACACGTTCACGTGCACACGTTGTCAGTAACAGAAAACGCCACCGGTAGCAACCGTAAACCACTGAGAGGACCAGCAACGACATGTGTCCAAATCCAGCCGGCAGCACAGCCTCGTCGGCGGCAGTGCCTTAAACACAGCTCCCCGCACTCTGCGGCCTAACAAGATCcactttttcaaaaaagtttagcAACTTGCCAAGTACACTGGCGTAGTTCACCTTTTTTAATTGCTAAGCAAACATGCAGGGGAGTTGAGACAATCAAGGGAATGTTCAGCCTTCCTCAAAACTAAGATCCAGGAAATTCACGTTTTGCTTGAACACTTTCATGTCTAAAACTGATCACAAACCTCTGTTTGATGTTGTCTTCTCGCTGCTGGCCAATGAGCCCGGGAAAGACAACGAATTCTTTCCAACAGGGAGGGCTCTCTGCACTCTTCAGCTAAACCAGCGAAGCTTTACCACCGTCACGTTTAAAATAATGAGGAGGACGCCTCGATGGAGTTTACCGGGCTGCGCTAATCACGAGGGGCCTCGGGCGCCCAGGGCGGGTCCCATCCCCGCTGGCCGCGGAACCGGACCCCCTCCCCGGGACCCCCCCCAGGACCCCCTCCCCGGGACGCGGCCGCGGGACAGGACGCCCCCCAGAACCCCTGCCCGGGACGCAGCTGCGGGACAGGACGCCCCCCAGAACCCCTGCCCGGGACGCAGCTGCGGGACAGGACGCCCCCCAGAACCCCTGCCCGGGACGCGGCCGCGGGAcacgaagctcccccctccccaggaacccctcccCAGAGCGCGGGCCTCGCCGTCGTCTCGCGGCAACCGCCGCGCTCACCGCGGGACGGGAGCCCCCTCAGGCCGActggcccccgcccgccgcccggccTCCCTCCGGCCCGCGCCGCCCGCCGCGCTCACCGCGTTTTTCTTCGGCACCATCTTGTCCATCTTCTTGGCAAGGAGAACCACCTCGTCCTCCATGGCCCCGGCAGTCCTGCCCCGCGCCGGGCCGCGGGGGACGGGAAAGCAGCGGAGCTGGCGGGGAGGCGGGTAAACCCAGGCGTCGGCGAGGGCCCTCAGCAGGAACGACAGACGCGCTTCCTCACTCACAACGACTGCgacggcgggggcggcggcggcggcggcgctcctcccccgcaggcagcgccaatcgagctcccggctcgcggcggcggcagcggcggcgctcctcccccgcaggcagcgccaatcgagctcccagctcgcggcggcggcggcggcgctcctcccccgcaggcagcgccaatcgagctcccagctcgcggcggcgacggcggcggcgctcctcccccgcaggcagcgccaatcgagctcccagctcgcggcggcgacggcggcggcgctcctcccccgcaggcagcgccaatcgagctcccagctcgcggcggcgacggcggcggcgctcctcccccgcagacagcgccaatcgagctcccagctcgcggcggcgctcctcccccgcagacagcgccaatcgagctcccagctctttcctttcttttttttttttttgaattttgagatTTTCCATTTGAAGTAAATCTTTAATGCTATTAAATTCACAAATATGCTAATTTAAATACCCAATTCTATTATCTAAAACACACATTGCAAACATACAAATATCTATTCTCTCCACATGTCAGAGCCCATTCATTTCATGGTTTGGAAATGGGGAGAATGGATCCCCTTAAACTGCAAGTCAGCAGGTGTTTCTTTACAGTTAACTTTAGCAAAATTcatacaaaatattaattaacaATGATCTTGTTAACTCACAAGGAAACACCTTCAAAACTGCATTTTGTTAGAGTTTCTGTACTAAAATGTAGAAAAACTGAACTACACAaatattgaaaagttaaaaattccttaattttttattccTGGTACCACTACCACAATTTACAGGGCAATATACCTgatgtaatgaaaagaaaaagacaaagctaCAACAGATAAAAGACCTCAGGAATGTACATCTAATTGACACTACATTGCATTAATCAATAGCTGCACTTTTTGCAAACTGTGGCTAGGACAGTCCTGAACAAGAAAGGTTTCCTGTTTAAGCTGCAGTAACTTTTCTGACTATGGATCATCGTTCCTTCTGTGGCAGATTTTTACAGTTCCTCTAATGCATTTGGGACGACTGTCTCAAAGTAACCTGCAGCTTTCCTGACAACTCCTCGCTCTCTCTCCTGCTAAGAACTGtagcccttttcttctgagttttgagAACCTTCTGCTACCATAGCCACCACTTCCACCACCAGATCCATAACCACCACCATAGGGACTTCCCGAGCTTCTTCCACCAAAACTGCCTCCCTTCATGGGTCCATAATTTGATTGCTGTTGGCCACTATAATTTCCAAAATCATTAtagctcccaccaccaccatagtTACCTCCAAAATTTCCTCCTTCATTGTAACCATCATATCCTCCACCACCGCCACCATATCCACCATCTTGGTGTCCATATCCTGGTCCACCACCACCATAGCCTCCTCTACTACTGTAACCAGGACCACCACCATAGTTACCACCGTCGCCTCCAAATCCGTTATAtccaccatcacctcctccatAACTACCTCTgctgccaccacctccaccaccatagCCTCCTCTTCCACCAAAGTTTCCACCACGGCCAAAGTTACCTCCACCACCTCCAAAGTTTCCTCCACGACCCATAAAGTTGCCAGATCCACCTCCACGACCTCTCTGTGATCCAGCAGATTGCATTTCTTGTTTAGAAAGGGCCTTTTTCACTTCACAATGATGCCCATTAATAGTGTGGTATTTCTGAACAACAATTTTATCAACGGTATCATGATCATCAAAAGTTACAAAAGCAAATCCTCTCTTTTTTCCACTCTGCCTGTCTTCCATAACTTCTATGGTTTCAATCTTGCCATACTTTTCAAAGTAGTCTCTCAAATTACATTcttctgtatcttctttaataCCACCAACAAAAATTTTCTTCACTGTGAGATGGGCACCAGGCTTTACAGAATCCTCTCTAGAAACAGCTCTCTTTGGTTCCACTACACGCCCATCAACCTTGTGTGGTCGAGCACACATTGCTGCATCCACCTCTTCAACCCAAGAGTAAGTCACAAAACCAAAGCCCCTGGAACGGTTTCTTTGGGGGTCTCTCATCACCACACAATCTGTAAGTGTGCCCCATTTCTCAAAATGTTCTCTTAAGCTATCGTCTGTAGTTTCAAAGCTCAGACCACCAATaaacagttttctcaactgttctGGTTCCCTTGGATCATGGCCCTCCTCCCCCCGGCGGCGGTGGCggtggcagcggcggcggcggccggagtCGGGCTGGGGGCGACCGGGTGGCGGTTTTACCTCCGTTTTGAGACCGGGCTCGCCTCTTCCAACTCGAGTTCAATATGGGACCGAGAGCCCAGCTCTGTTCTATGTTGGGCCATTTTACTTCAGcctaaaaaaatttcttctagtATTCCCTAAGGTCTGCTGGggatcagttttcttatttttcatttatctgtatttgatttttttaaattgattccaATTTTCTGTTGAGATTCTCCATATTTTAATCTATTAATCCCCATCTTTTACTCTCAATATAGTCATTTTAAAGTTCTGTGCTAACTCCAGAATCTGAATTCCCTCTAAatcaatttttcttgtttttttttttttgtcttaatttttagtCACTTTTTCCTGCTTCAGGAATTTCATAGTTTTTGATTGTGTGCTGGACATGGTGAATAAAAACTTCATAGAGACTGAAGATGCTATTACTTTGCACCAGAGAAGATTTACCCCTTTCTCTGTTAATCAGAGTGGCTGGTCATTTCAGTCATTTCAGGAATTTTACTAGGTCAGAACTGGGTTGGAGCTTTAGTTGTCTCATCCTACCTATGATTTTTCCTAATTTGTGGCCTCCCTGGATTTTTGCTGTGAGCCTGACAGGTCTTTGATTCTTCAATAAATACAGTCAGTTATTGACTTCAGTCTTTCAGATGTTTGAATTCAGCTCTTTAGGCTCTCAGTTCTCACAGCTTCAGAGTATGGCAAATGTAAGGAGAGACCAGCTATGTATTTGTTGCCGTTACACTTCCTCGATGAAAATTTGTCTCATAAACACTGAAACATTGCAgatgatttctctttttctgactcaGCCCCCTTCTTGGGGATGGCACTTCCGGGTTTTTACTGTGAGTCTGGTAGGTCTCTAATTCCTCACTTTGGAAAGTTCTCTCCCTCAGGCATTAGGTATTTAGCTTCCTGCTTTATATAGGTTCAAAAACTGGCAAATGTCTTGAAGAGGAGACTTAATGATTGTCACAGGCCCCTTTATCTAGCGGGATTTGGTTTGTTAGTGCCATGACTGTGCAGGAAATTTCACTCTGCTTTCTTGGCTCAGTCCCCCATCATCCTATACCACCCTGACACTAAGGAAATGTCCTGTGGGGGAAATCGGCTTGACACTCTGCTAGATTTCACTCCATCATGCCAGCAAATGAGTTCATCAAAAGGTATGGTGATTTCTCTTTTCCAGTGGAGTATGTCTCCCTACACCAAACCCCTGCTCCAAATCTCTAAATGTCCCTCTCTAGCATATTAGTTGATATTGTTTCTTGATTGCTTCCTTAGCTCGATGATCTTTTATTcaagtttgtttgcttgttgcaGCAGGAGTGATGGCCTGTGCCTACCTCGTGCAGGCATATTATTATGGAGATATGGCTTTGGTCCCAGACACCACAATAAGGAGAATATCCTAAGAAAGCAAGTCACACGAGttgtttggtttcccagtgcatgtaaaagttatgtttatgctatactgtagtctattaagtgtgcaatagcattatgtctaaaaaaagtacatatcTTAATTTGAAAGTAGACTTTAAGAATGCtacccatcatctgagccttcagcaggctgtaatctttttgcaatagtaacatcaaagatcactgatcggggcttccctggtggcgcagtggttaagaatctgcctgccaatgcagggcacacgggttcgagccctggtctgggaagatcccacatgccgcggagcaactaagctcgtgagccacaactactgagcctgcgcgtctggagcctgtgctccgcaacgggagaggccgcgacagtgagaggcccgcgcaccgcgatgaagagtggcccccactcgccgcaactggagaaagccctcgcacagaggcgaagacccaacacagccaaaaaaaaaaaaaaaaaaaaaaagatcactgatcacagatcatgtAACAAGTATAAgagtgaaaaagtttgaaatattgtgagactTACCAAAACGTGACctagagacacgaagtgagcaaatgctgttggaaaaatggcaccaccAGTAGAGctgcttgacacagggttgccacaaaccttcaatttgtaaaaaaaaaaaaaaaaaaaaaaaaaggcattatctGCAAggtacaataaagtgaagtgcaataaagtgaggtATGCCTATACATCCTGCCTCAAAGTAGAAATCCTATTTAgatcacctttaatttctctctatGATATATTAATAGTTTTCTGTTCAGGGTTCTTACATTTTTTATTACACTTATTATTAGGTATATGATGTTTTGATGATAATGTAGATggcatattttttagtttttaattttataacttttcagacacagaaaaatgttagtggaattttttaatgtttggtctCTTATCTGGCAACTCTTCTAAAAACTAACTGATATTCTAATAAGTTATCTGTAGATGGTTTTGGATTTTCTGTATCCTTAATTATATCAAATATGGAAAGTgacagtattatttcttcctttcttagccttatatttctgatttctttttcctgccttactGCTAATGCCATTTAATACTTTTACTAACAGGTTGAATAGAAAAGGTAAGAGTTGGCATTCTTATTTTGTTCCTAATCTTACAGTGGACATTCTCCACATTTCACTATAAATAGGATGGTGGCTCTCAAGTTTTTTGTAGTTTCCCTTTGCTATGAGTTTTTAATCATACAtaattattgaattttatcaaatgctttatcTGACTATACTGATATGATCAtatacattttctcctttattttactgATGTGGTGCATGACATTTATTGATATCTGAATGTTAACTCCCCTTGCATTTCTGGAGTAAAACAACTTGGtaggaattcacacacacacacacacattcactcactcacacactctACATTTGATTGTCTAACATTTTGTGTATGATTTTTGCTTCTGTATACATAAGGGAGATGagcctattttcttttctcataattgTCCTTTTAATTAGTGAATAGTATATAGAGGGTAGAGATTTAAAAGACCTTTTAAAAggtcttcttcttctgtgatataatacaatacagtattactccatttttttttttttttttttttttttttttttaaaggattttcttatttatttatttatttatttatttttggctgtgttgggtcttcggttcgtgcgagggctttctccagttgcggcaagcgggggccactcttcatcgcggtgcggggaccgctcttcatcgcggtgcgcgggcctttctctatcgcggcccctcccgtcgcggggcacaggctccagacgcgcaggctcagcaattgtggctcacgggcccagccgctccgcggcatgtgggatcttcccagaccagggctcgaacccgtgtcccctgcattagcaggcagattctcaaccactgcgccaccagggaagccctactccatttttttaaaatgaccttttttattttcaaataatttcaaatctGCAGAAAAGATACAAACAGAGTTCCCTTTACCTCTCTCCCAGTTTTTCCTATTGCTAACATCTTATACTACCatagtatatttttcaaaattaaaaagccaacatttatacattactattaactaaacttaagactttttttgga
This genomic stretch from Balaenoptera acutorostrata chromosome 12, mBalAcu1.1, whole genome shotgun sequence harbors:
- the LOC130709341 gene encoding heterogeneous nuclear ribonucleoprotein A3-like, whose product is MRDPQRNRSRGFGFVTYSWVEEVDAAMCARPHKVDGRVVEPKRAVSREDSVKPGAHLTVKKIFVGGIKEDTEECNLRDYFEKYGKIETIEVMEDRQSGKKRGFAFVTFDDHDTVDKIVVQKYHTINGHHCEVKKALSKQEMQSAGSQRGRGGGSGNFMGRGGNFGGGGGNFGRGGNFGGRGGYGGGGGGSRGSYGGGDGGYNGFGGDGGNYGGGPGYSSRGGYGGGGPGYGHQDGGYGGGGGGYDGYNEGGNFGGNYGGGGSYNDFGNYSGQQQSNYGPMKGGSFGGRSSGSPYGGGYGSGGGSGGYGSRRFSKLRRKGLQFLAGERARSCQESCRLL